The following proteins come from a genomic window of Miscanthus floridulus cultivar M001 chromosome 2, ASM1932011v1, whole genome shotgun sequence:
- the LOC136537042 gene encoding uncharacterized protein: MYAKTLDEMGIDRTNLCPIRAPFHGIVPGFPGTVHAILERPCYAKFMAIPNYTYLKLKMSGPHGVITVGTSFCRTYECEVECCGHASAVIASEELATLREEVVEEAPSTKEAV, translated from the exons atgtatgccaagacgctcgacgagatgggcatcgaccgaacaaACCTCtgccccatccgagcacctttccatggcatcgtgcctg GGTTCCCCGGAACCGTCCACGCCATCCTCgaacgtccatgctacgcgaagttcatggccatccccaactatacatacctcaagctgaagatgtcgggcccccatggggtcatcactgtcggcacctccttctgtcGTACCTACGAGTGTGAAGTTGAATGTTGCGGCCATGCCTCAgcagtcatcgcctccgaagagcttgccaccctcagggaggaggtcgttgaagaagcACCCAGCACAAAAGAGGCCGTCTAG